In the Actinomycetota bacterium genome, ACACGCATCGATTTAGTCACAGGATTCTCAGTTCTATTGTGGTGCTACCACGGTACACCGCGAGTGGGACAATCGTGCGTAAGTTTGCAGTTTCTGATTACTCTTGGGATCTTTGCTCAGTAGGGTAACAACCTGAGTCAGTAAAGCCAGCTGCTCGATGAGCACCATCACAAAATGGTTTATTTTCTGAATGACCACAACGGCACAGAAAGACTGCTTCTTCGTTGCTGATAACCACCCCGTCGGCACCGACGATAGTTGCACCACGAACCTGTAGCGAACCGTTGGCCTTGATGGTAATCGTTGCTTTTTCTTGCTTTGTCATAATTGTCCCTTCGTCAAGTCTGCCAAATTGCGCAGACAAGGCTGACTTTACGACAGATTTCCTAGCTACGCAGAAGTTGCAAGAGCAGCGGTAATCTCAGCCTGAATTTTTGTTATCAGGTAATTTTCCAAGTTGCGATTTCCAGTTAAACAAACAATTATGTGCACACCCGGAATATTTTTCGTACGCGTGATCGCGCCATCTAATTCCAGTTGAGTTGTCACCCGAGAACTGGCAAAACCAAAACTCTCAGCAATCTGCCAAAGGTCTTTGCCGTGCGGGGTTGCGAATGCTTTCTCGAAATAACGTGAATAGTCGCTCCCCCCTTGTTCGAGTTGGCTAAAGATTCCACCACCATCGTTATCAAGCACGACAATAGTTAAGTTTGGTTCGTCGCTGCCCATTGGAACTGCGAGTGCACCAATGTTATGTAAGAACGCAACATCACCAATCAACAAGTAAGTGCGCCCACTTCCACCCAGAGCAAGACCCCAAGCTGTGGAGATTAGACCATCAATGCCATTTGCACCGCGATTACCAAAAACGCGTAAACCTGATCGAGCCTTCGCATAGCTTTCAATGTGCCGCACTGGCCAGGACGCAGCAACCATAAGTTGGTCTTGATCTTCTGCCACATGCCAAATTCGGCTGGCCGCCGCTGGTCCCGTAAGTGTCTGTGCCGACAACTGATTCGCAATGATTTGATGTGCTAATGAATCTGCTTTTTGCCAGGTCGCCAACCATCCCGAATCTACAGTGTTGTCCGCACTTGGAATTGCAGCTAAGACTCGACTCACAGTTTGCACTGGATCGGGAGTGTCTGGACCGTTACCTGCAAGATGAATTGCGATGTGCTCTGGAACTTGACCCAGTAAGTGCAGTATCGGGCGCGATAAGCCGACTGTGCCAACTGTGATTATGCAGTCGGGTTTAGGCAATTGGCCTGATGCAACTAACAGAACGCCGTGCGCTATCGCATTTTTCGAAGCATGAAGATTTGCGGATGGCTCGTGGATAATTGGCCAACCTAGTTGCTCGGATAATCCGGCGACTTGCGCCACTGCACCGGAATCGGAAATGTCCCCGGCAATGATCAGGCCACGACTTGGCAATTGGATTTGTTCTCGCTGAACAACCGGTGCAGCAGGTTTGGCTTTGACCACAGCAGATGGTGTCCACTCCAAGTTGTCACCACTTGGAACTAGCGGTAATTCAAATTGCAGATTTAGCTGAACTGGACCGTTATGTACTGCCTGGGCTAAGTCAAGAATCTCTTGAAACCGACTCTCAGAGAAATCGGCGCTAGAAGTGTCATAGTTAGCTTTTACATACGAGCCAAAAATATTAGATTGATCAATTGTTTGTGGAGCGCTTTTTCCTCGAGCAGAAATCGGTCGATCTGCACTGAGAACCACAATTGGAATACCAGACTGAAATGCTTCAACTATTGCAGGAAGTAGATTCGCAACTGCGCTTCCAGATGTGACCAAAACTGGAACTAAGTTTTTGGTAACTTTAGCCAAGCCTAAAGCTAGAAACCCAGCATCTCGCTCATCGATCCGAACGTGCACCTTGATTAAACCAGCATTCTCTGCCTGTAATAACGCAATTGCTAGTGGTGCGCTACGTGAGCCTGGCGCGAGCACGGCATGTTCTACGCCACTTGCCAATAATTTTTGTACAACTGCTCGTGCCGTTGCTGTTGATTTATCTAACATGACAGAACCGCATGTTTAACTTCTGGCGCTACTAGATGTTGGGCGCTGGCATACCAGGCTCGGACTATTCGCTCACGCCAGACTTCTCTGGTTTCCTCGCTTGTCAATGCGTGCGCGACCGCCAAACAATCAGGTTCAGGTGGCGTGCGGACTACGGACATAGCTCCATTCTCGGGCAACTCTGTAATGTGCACTAAATCAAGAGCAAGAAGCGTACCGGTACCCACACCGCAAGCGCCGTAAAGTTCAGTAGCGCTGCCGGCCAAAAACAGTGAACTAGCTAAGCCAACAGAGGTATCCATACTTCCACTTACGACCACCGGTAAATCAATTCGGTCGATCAACCGAAGGCTCTGCACTACCCCACCTAGCGGTAAAGACTTTACGATGATCAAATCTGCTGCATCTCGAATCGCCAACAAATCAAGGTCGCTGGAAAGCCGTAAGCCTTCGTCAATTGCAATTGGAATATCAATCACTTTGCGTAATTCGGTTAACTCAGCAAGGGTGGTACATGGTTGCTCCACATATTCCAATCCGTTCGCAGCATCGACAAGTAGTCGCAGATCATGAATTGCCTGATCGGTAGTCCAAGCGCCGTTTACATCGAGCCGAATTTTTCCATTGGCGATTTGGTTCGCGGAAAGTGCACTTCGAACTGCTCGAACCCGAGCAATGTCATCTGCCAGGTTTTGACCCGCTTGGGCAACCTTAACTTTTATTGTCGAAATTCCGCTGCGCTTAACAGCTTTTTCAACCAGCTCATATGCGGTCATCTCATCAGTTGCCGGGATGATTGCATTAACTGGAACTTCGGTTCGCTGGAGCTTGGGTAGCGTACCAAAAGCTAGCTCGAGTGCGCCAGCTAGCCATCGGCCAGCAATCTCATCGTCATAATCCAGAAACGGTGCGAACTCGCCCCAACCATTCGGTCCCTTGATAAGAGCGCCTTGTCGATTCTGAAGTGAACGAAACTGGATACTTAGGGGCACGGAAAAAGCCACGGCATCGTTGGCTAAGGACTCAATGGACACTTACTGAACCTAAATATCAAGGACGTTTTGGAAAACGATCGAAATCTGGTTTGCGCTTTTCTTTGTAGGCGTTGCGGCCTTCTTGTGCTTCTTCGGTCATGTAAAACAAAAGTGTGGCATCGCCAGCAAGTTGTTGCACCCCGGCTAAACCATCATCAACCGCGTTGTGACTTGCCTTCAACATCCGAAGTGCAAGTGGGGACATATCTAAAATTTCGCGACACCACTTGATGGTTTCCAGTTCCAGATCTTCGACTGGGACTACCTGATTAACTAGTCCCCAGTCGTAGGCTTGCTCAGCTCCGTACTGTCGACACAAGTACCAAACTTCACGCGAACGCTTTTGGCCGATGTGTTTAGCTAACAATCCAGAGCCGTAGCCACCATCGAACGATCCAACTTTTGGTCCAGTCTGACCAAAGCGGGCATTGCTAGCTGCAATTGATAGATCACAAACGACATGTAAAACATGTCCGCCACCAATTGCATAGCCGGCCACCATCGCGATTACGGGCTTTGGAATTCGGCGAATTGCAATCTGCAAATCCAGGACATTAAGTCGCCCTACACCCGCTTGGGCTACCGCATCGTCTCCGATGTAGCCATCGTCGCCACGGATGCTTTGGTCGCCACCGCTGCAGAAAGCCAAGTCGCCTTGGCCAGTTAAAATCACGACGCCAATTTTTGGGTCATCACGAACAATTTCAAAAGCGTGAATTAACTCAGTTACTGTCTGGGGTCGGAAAGCATTTCGCTTGCCCGGACGATTGATTGTGATTTTTGCAATACCTGCATCAGATCCAGTGGAGGCTTCTAATTTGATGTCCGAGTATTCACCGATGTTTTCCCAGTCACAGGCAGGTTTCGTAGATGAGTGTGCTGGATTGACCAATGCAGGACTATCTGGTGGTGCAATCGGTGGTAATGGGTATTTGTTGCGAGTATCCATGGCATACCTTGAATTTTTTTAGTTGCTTCTCGCTCTAGGCTAGTCTCAATGACAACTTCTGACACATTCAGCAATAGCCCTAGCTATTCCACACTGGAATCTGTGCTGATTCCTCCTGGATCGAGCGGACTTACAACGATCACTCGGCCGCTGACACGGGCACTTTCAGGCACCGGCCCAGCAATTGCCCCGATTCCAAGTACTGAACAAGCGGATACCATCAGGGCCATAATTCGCGCTGACGACCCAAGTTTTCCGATAGAAACATCAGACATTGCTTTGGTTTGTTCGACTTCGGGATCTACGGGAACTCCGCGCGGCACCTTACTGTCTCGTTCAGCAC is a window encoding:
- a CDS encoding CDGSH iron-sulfur domain-containing protein, encoding MTKQEKATITIKANGSLQVRGATIVGADGVVISNEEAVFLCRCGHSENKPFCDGAHRAAGFTDSGCYPTEQRSQE
- the menD gene encoding 2-succinyl-5-enolpyruvyl-6-hydroxy-3-cyclohexene-1-carboxylic-acid synthase, which translates into the protein MLDKSTATARAVVQKLLASGVEHAVLAPGSRSAPLAIALLQAENAGLIKVHVRIDERDAGFLALGLAKVTKNLVPVLVTSGSAVANLLPAIVEAFQSGIPIVVLSADRPISARGKSAPQTIDQSNIFGSYVKANYDTSSADFSESRFQEILDLAQAVHNGPVQLNLQFELPLVPSGDNLEWTPSAVVKAKPAAPVVQREQIQLPSRGLIIAGDISDSGAVAQVAGLSEQLGWPIIHEPSANLHASKNAIAHGVLLVASGQLPKPDCIITVGTVGLSRPILHLLGQVPEHIAIHLAGNGPDTPDPVQTVSRVLAAIPSADNTVDSGWLATWQKADSLAHQIIANQLSAQTLTGPAAASRIWHVAEDQDQLMVAASWPVRHIESYAKARSGLRVFGNRGANGIDGLISTAWGLALGGSGRTYLLIGDVAFLHNIGALAVPMGSDEPNLTIVVLDNDGGGIFSQLEQGGSDYSRYFEKAFATPHGKDLWQIAESFGFASSRVTTQLELDGAITRTKNIPGVHIIVCLTGNRNLENYLITKIQAEITAALATSA
- a CDS encoding O-succinylbenzoate synthase yields the protein MSIESLANDAVAFSVPLSIQFRSLQNRQGALIKGPNGWGEFAPFLDYDDEIAGRWLAGALELAFGTLPKLQRTEVPVNAIIPATDEMTAYELVEKAVKRSGISTIKVKVAQAGQNLADDIARVRAVRSALSANQIANGKIRLDVNGAWTTDQAIHDLRLLVDAANGLEYVEQPCTTLAELTELRKVIDIPIAIDEGLRLSSDLDLLAIRDAADLIIVKSLPLGGVVQSLRLIDRIDLPVVVSGSMDTSVGLASSLFLAGSATELYGACGVGTGTLLALDLVHITELPENGAMSVVRTPPEPDCLAVAHALTSEETREVWRERIVRAWYASAQHLVAPEVKHAVLSC
- the menB gene encoding 1,4-dihydroxy-2-naphthoyl-CoA synthase; this encodes MDTRNKYPLPPIAPPDSPALVNPAHSSTKPACDWENIGEYSDIKLEASTGSDAGIAKITINRPGKRNAFRPQTVTELIHAFEIVRDDPKIGVVILTGQGDLAFCSGGDQSIRGDDGYIGDDAVAQAGVGRLNVLDLQIAIRRIPKPVIAMVAGYAIGGGHVLHVVCDLSIAASNARFGQTGPKVGSFDGGYGSGLLAKHIGQKRSREVWYLCRQYGAEQAYDWGLVNQVVPVEDLELETIKWCREILDMSPLALRMLKASHNAVDDGLAGVQQLAGDATLLFYMTEEAQEGRNAYKEKRKPDFDRFPKRP